From Pongo pygmaeus isolate AG05252 chromosome 1, NHGRI_mPonPyg2-v2.0_pri, whole genome shotgun sequence, one genomic window encodes:
- the SMIM42 gene encoding small integral membrane protein 42 codes for MSSPQLPAFLWDKGTLTTAVSNPTYLVNVLFFFTPLMTLVTLFILVWKVTKDKSNKNRETHPRKEATRLP; via the coding sequence ATGTCCTCCCCACAACTTCCAGCTTTCTTATGGGACAAGGGTACACTCACCACTGCCGTATCTAATCCTACTTACCTGGTAAACGTTCTCTTCTTCTTTACACCCCTGATGACTCTGGTCACTCTATTCATCCTGGTCTGGAAAGTAACCAAAGACAAAAGCAACAAGAACAGAGAGACACACCCAAGAAAGGAGGCAACACGGCTGCCATAA